The proteins below are encoded in one region of Syngnathus acus chromosome 2, fSynAcu1.2, whole genome shotgun sequence:
- the LOC119137300 gene encoding coiled-coil domain-containing protein 114-like isoform X1 → MRRSVRGRSQEENPENDLQKLKLQYRQAVKDKQAYDDKIEALLLKDSREIQRLQTEQDEMQHILTIAQSNCNQKKEVNATSDLHSLLNNEEKIEEELQLNKIKLVAFKKEIVEWERKLVAQRGLTAPHNAKCEDTSIKDIVSKEDKLYKGHICFNELMIRNGQLKQEIDTLEMQKSEFLQIQLQLRKELQALRKEISDLSAMCTKANNASVTIQVKQKKLKEQKVQFDAQYTQTTTNLEHEIATHCNLEVMVNVKNAGDEGSDREKEDLLEHLERMTYLEDTIRKILIETGESDLDTLVENFLALEEENYSLLSYVNCQHWHIEDIKHQIAQLYKESEFFVTEQKQQAQDRQALQAAISTKQTTVEEQLSGNKQRIAFLENIVHRLKKGVQTLLDISYESIDMSSTLSSCDGPLDDHMTACLKLVEEKVSEFLNLQSVILFQETLTQCDLASDGFGSIDQFRGKGNTPAVNLSAAASTPAPEEDKARKGSRSATKGGHERMASHGNTQVDSERKHED, encoded by the exons ATGAGGCGATCTGTCCGAGGTCGATCACAGGAAGAAAATC ctgaAAATGACCTGCAAAAATTGAAGCTACAATATCGTCAAGCTGTAAAAGACAAACAGGCATACgatgacaaaattgaagcACTCCTCCTGAAAGACAG CAGGGAGATCCAAAGGCTCCAGACTGAACAAGATGAAATGCAACACATCCTCACCATCGCTCAGAGTAATTGCAACCAAAAGAAAGAAGTCAATGCTACGTCAGATCTTCATAGTCTTTTGAACAATGAGGAGAAAATAGAGGAAGAGCTACAGttgaacaaaatcaaactAGTGGCTTTCAAAAAGGAG ATTGTAGAATGGGAGAGGAAGCTGGTCGCACAGAGGGGGCTGACTGCACCGCATAATGCAAAATGTGAAGACACTTCTATCAAGGATATCGTGTCGAAAGAGGACAAACTATACAAG GGTCATATATGCTTCAATGAGCTGATGATTAGGAACGGCCAGTTAAAGCAGGAAATAGATACGCTGGAGATGCAAAAGAGCGAGTTCCTGCAAATTCAGCTTCAGCTGAGGAAG GAGTTGCAAGCCCTCCGCAAGGAAATTTCTGACTTGAGCGCTATGTGTACTAAAGCCAACAACGCCAG CGTTACAATCCAGGTAAAACAGAAGAAGCTGAAGGAACAAAAGGTTCAGTTTGACGCTCAGTACACTCAAACAACAACCAACTTGGAGCATGAAATCGCCACACACTGCAATCTTGAGGTTATGGTCAATGTCAAGAATGCTGGTGATGAGGGCTCCGACCGTGAAAAAG AAGATCTGCTGGAGCATCTTGAAAGGATGACTTATCTGGAAGATACCATCAGGAAAATCTTGATAGAGACGGGAGAGAGTGACCTGGACACATTGGTGGAAAACTTTTTAGCAT tggaggaggagaacTATTCCTTACTGAGCTACGTCAACTGTCAGCACTGGCATATAGAGGACATTAAGCATCAGATCGCTCAG CTTTACAAGGAGAGTGAGTTCTTTGTTACTGAGCAAAAACAGCAAGCTCAGGACCGCCAAGCTCTTCAGGCAGCCATTTCCACCAAGCAAACGACGGTTGAAGAGCAGCTGAGCGGCAACAAACAACGAATTGCTTTCCTGGAAAATATTGTACATAGGCTTAAAAAAG GTGTCCAAACATTACTTGACATTAGCTATGAGAGCATCGACATGTCCAGCACTTTGAGCTCTTGCGATGGACCTCTGGATGATCATATGACGGCATGCTTGAAGCTGGTGGAGGAAAAAGTCAGCGAGTTCCTGAATCTGCAGTCCGTTATTCTCTTCCAGGAGACCTTAACACAGTGT GACCTCGCTAGTGATGGATTTGGTTCCATAGATCAATTTCGAGGGAAGGGGAACACCCCAGCAGTCAACCTGTCTGCTGCAGCTTCAACCCCGGCCCCTGA AGAGGACAAAGCCCGAAAAGGCAGTCGTTCAGCAACCAAAGGAGGACATGAGAGGATGGCGTCCCACGGCAACACACAAGTGG attcagaaagaaaacacGAGGACTAG
- the LOC119137300 gene encoding coiled-coil domain-containing protein 114-like isoform X2, translating into MRRSVRGRSQEENPENDLQKLKLQYRQAVKDKQAYDDKIEALLLKDSREIQRLQTEQDEMQHILTIAQSNCNQKKEVNATSDLHSLLNNEEKIEEELQLNKIKLVAFKKEIVEWERKLVAQRGLTAPHNAKCEDTSIKDIVSKEDKLYKGHICFNELMIRNGQLKQEIDTLEMQKSEFLQIQLQLRKELQALRKEISDLSAMCTKANNASVTIQVKQKKLKEQKVQFDAQYTQTTTNLEHEIATHCNLEVMVNVKNAGDEGSDREKEDLLEHLERMTYLEDTIRKILIETGESDLDTLVENFLALEEENYSLLSYVNCQHWHIEDIKHQIAQLYKESEFFVTEQKQQAQDRQALQAAISTKQTTVEEQLSGNKQRIAFLENIVHRLKKGVQTLLDISYESIDMSSTLSSCDGPLDDHMTACLKLVEEKVSEFLNLQSVILFQETLTQCDLASDGFGSIDQFRGKGNTPAVNLSAAASTPAPEEDKARKGSRSATKGGHERMASHGNTQVERKHED; encoded by the exons ATGAGGCGATCTGTCCGAGGTCGATCACAGGAAGAAAATC ctgaAAATGACCTGCAAAAATTGAAGCTACAATATCGTCAAGCTGTAAAAGACAAACAGGCATACgatgacaaaattgaagcACTCCTCCTGAAAGACAG CAGGGAGATCCAAAGGCTCCAGACTGAACAAGATGAAATGCAACACATCCTCACCATCGCTCAGAGTAATTGCAACCAAAAGAAAGAAGTCAATGCTACGTCAGATCTTCATAGTCTTTTGAACAATGAGGAGAAAATAGAGGAAGAGCTACAGttgaacaaaatcaaactAGTGGCTTTCAAAAAGGAG ATTGTAGAATGGGAGAGGAAGCTGGTCGCACAGAGGGGGCTGACTGCACCGCATAATGCAAAATGTGAAGACACTTCTATCAAGGATATCGTGTCGAAAGAGGACAAACTATACAAG GGTCATATATGCTTCAATGAGCTGATGATTAGGAACGGCCAGTTAAAGCAGGAAATAGATACGCTGGAGATGCAAAAGAGCGAGTTCCTGCAAATTCAGCTTCAGCTGAGGAAG GAGTTGCAAGCCCTCCGCAAGGAAATTTCTGACTTGAGCGCTATGTGTACTAAAGCCAACAACGCCAG CGTTACAATCCAGGTAAAACAGAAGAAGCTGAAGGAACAAAAGGTTCAGTTTGACGCTCAGTACACTCAAACAACAACCAACTTGGAGCATGAAATCGCCACACACTGCAATCTTGAGGTTATGGTCAATGTCAAGAATGCTGGTGATGAGGGCTCCGACCGTGAAAAAG AAGATCTGCTGGAGCATCTTGAAAGGATGACTTATCTGGAAGATACCATCAGGAAAATCTTGATAGAGACGGGAGAGAGTGACCTGGACACATTGGTGGAAAACTTTTTAGCAT tggaggaggagaacTATTCCTTACTGAGCTACGTCAACTGTCAGCACTGGCATATAGAGGACATTAAGCATCAGATCGCTCAG CTTTACAAGGAGAGTGAGTTCTTTGTTACTGAGCAAAAACAGCAAGCTCAGGACCGCCAAGCTCTTCAGGCAGCCATTTCCACCAAGCAAACGACGGTTGAAGAGCAGCTGAGCGGCAACAAACAACGAATTGCTTTCCTGGAAAATATTGTACATAGGCTTAAAAAAG GTGTCCAAACATTACTTGACATTAGCTATGAGAGCATCGACATGTCCAGCACTTTGAGCTCTTGCGATGGACCTCTGGATGATCATATGACGGCATGCTTGAAGCTGGTGGAGGAAAAAGTCAGCGAGTTCCTGAATCTGCAGTCCGTTATTCTCTTCCAGGAGACCTTAACACAGTGT GACCTCGCTAGTGATGGATTTGGTTCCATAGATCAATTTCGAGGGAAGGGGAACACCCCAGCAGTCAACCTGTCTGCTGCAGCTTCAACCCCGGCCCCTGA AGAGGACAAAGCCCGAAAAGGCAGTCGTTCAGCAACCAAAGGAGGACATGAGAGGATGGCGTCCCACGGCAACACACAAGTGG aaagaaaacacGAGGACTAG
- the zgc:154075 gene encoding putative oxidoreductase YteT isoform X1 → MSPLVRLIVVGAGCRGEIYSRYSIIHPDRAKIVGVADPRKFARTKFKQLYKLEEENLCEDWHILAEREKCADAVIICTPDSLHKEPAVAFAKKGYHVLLEKPMATTAEDCIEIVKACRQSGVMLCVGHVLRYDPNFRRIKELIDSNVIGDVIHIQHLEPVGFYHFAHSFVRGNWRNEAESSFSLLAKSCHDIDLIHQWAGTRRCLKVTSFGFVSHFSPENKPTGASDRCLDCSVEDTCPYSASKIYLDRVKKGHIGWPVSVICPNSLPDIETVTEALRTGPYGRCVYECDNDVCSNQVVNMEFEGGLTAAFSMVAFTEDICKRKTTIYGSKGELSFKDNEIRVFDFLTQKATKYVANVGCPVNFGLCGHSEADYCLIDAFISAVTHNDPSLIASGPEETLRSHLLVFEVERSRRENRVIHMDHSGSFK, encoded by the exons ATGAGTCCACTTGTCCGGCTCATCGTAGTGGGAGCAGGTTGTCGAGGGGAGATCTACTCTCGCTATTCAATCATCCATCCGGACCGTGCGAAG ATTGTTGGAGTAGCTGATCCCAGGAAGTTTGCCCGCACGAAGTTCAAACAACTGTACAAGCTTGAAGAAGAAAACCTGTGTGAAG ACTGGCACATTTTAGCTGAAAGAGAGAAATGTGCAGACGCTGTTATAATTTGCACTCCAGACAGCCTTCATAAG GAGCCTGCAGTGGCTTTTGCAAAGAAGGGCTACCATGTTCTCCTGGAGAAACCAATGGCC ACAACAGCTGAAGATTGCATCGAGATTGTGAAGGCTTGCCGTCAGAGTGGTGTGATGCTGTGTGTGGGTCATGTTCTACGATACGATCCCAACTTCCGCAGGATAAAG GAGCTGATTGACAGCAATGTCATTGGTGATGTGATCCACATTCAGCACTTGGAGCCA GTCGGCTTTTATCATTTTGCTCATTCCTTCGTTCGTGGAAACTGGAGGAATGAAGCGGAGAGCTCTTTTTCTCTTCTGGCCAAATCATGCCACGATATTGACTTGATACATCAATGGGCTGGAACACGCAG gtgtttgaaagtgacgtcatttggtTTCGTCAGCCACTTCAGTCCAGAAAACAAG CCAACAGGGGCTAGTGATCGCTGTTTGGACTGTTCAGTTGAGGATACCTGTCCATACTCGGCAAGCAAAATCTACCTGGACAGAGTGAAAAAG GGTCACATTGGCTGGCCAGTGTCAGTCATCTGCCCCAACTCTTTGCCAGACATCGAGACAGTAACTGAGGCTCTGAGGACTGGACCGTATGGTCGATGTGTCTACGAGTGCGACAACGACGTCTGCAGCAATCAG GTTGTTAACATGGAGTTTGAAGGTGGTCTGACTGCAGCCTTTTCTATGGTGGCTTTCACTGAGGATATCTGCAAACGTAAAACAACCATCTATGGCAGCAAG GGAGAGTTGTCATTTAAAGACAACGAGATTCGTGTGTTCGACTTTCTGACCCAAAAAGCCACCAAATATGTAGCGAACGTGGGTTGCCCTGTGAATTTTGGCCTGTGCGGACACTCTGAAGCTGATTACTGCTTGATAGACGCCTTCATTTCTGCTGTGACT CACAATGATCCATCACTTATCGCTTCTGGTCCTGAGGAGACACTGAGGAGCCACTTGCTGGTGTTTGAGGTGGAGCGATCACGACGGGAAAATAGGGTGATTCACATGGACCACTCTGGATCTTTTAAGTAA
- the LOC119137300 gene encoding coiled-coil domain-containing protein 114-like isoform X4, which yields MRRSVRGRSQEENPENDLQKLKLQYRQAVKDKQAYDDKIEALLLKDSREIQRLQTEQDEMQHILTIAQSNCNQKKEVNATSDLHSLLNNEEKIEEELQLNKIKLVAFKKEIVEWERKLVAQRGLTAPHNAKCEDTSIKDIVSKEDKLYKGHICFNELMIRNGQLKQEIDTLEMQKSEFLQIQLQLRKELQALRKEISDLSAMCTKANNASVTIQVKQKKLKEQKVQFDAQYTQTTTNLEHEIATHCNLEVMVNVKNAGDEGSDREKEDLLEHLERMTYLEDTIRKILIETGESDLDTLVENFLALEEENYSLLSYVNCQHWHIEDIKHQIAQLYKESEFFVTEQKQQAQDRQALQAAISTKQTTVEEQLSGNKQRIAFLENIVHRLKKGVQTLLDISYESIDMSSTLSSCDGPLDDHMTACLKLVEEKVSEFLNLQSVILFQETLTQTSLVMDLVP from the exons ATGAGGCGATCTGTCCGAGGTCGATCACAGGAAGAAAATC ctgaAAATGACCTGCAAAAATTGAAGCTACAATATCGTCAAGCTGTAAAAGACAAACAGGCATACgatgacaaaattgaagcACTCCTCCTGAAAGACAG CAGGGAGATCCAAAGGCTCCAGACTGAACAAGATGAAATGCAACACATCCTCACCATCGCTCAGAGTAATTGCAACCAAAAGAAAGAAGTCAATGCTACGTCAGATCTTCATAGTCTTTTGAACAATGAGGAGAAAATAGAGGAAGAGCTACAGttgaacaaaatcaaactAGTGGCTTTCAAAAAGGAG ATTGTAGAATGGGAGAGGAAGCTGGTCGCACAGAGGGGGCTGACTGCACCGCATAATGCAAAATGTGAAGACACTTCTATCAAGGATATCGTGTCGAAAGAGGACAAACTATACAAG GGTCATATATGCTTCAATGAGCTGATGATTAGGAACGGCCAGTTAAAGCAGGAAATAGATACGCTGGAGATGCAAAAGAGCGAGTTCCTGCAAATTCAGCTTCAGCTGAGGAAG GAGTTGCAAGCCCTCCGCAAGGAAATTTCTGACTTGAGCGCTATGTGTACTAAAGCCAACAACGCCAG CGTTACAATCCAGGTAAAACAGAAGAAGCTGAAGGAACAAAAGGTTCAGTTTGACGCTCAGTACACTCAAACAACAACCAACTTGGAGCATGAAATCGCCACACACTGCAATCTTGAGGTTATGGTCAATGTCAAGAATGCTGGTGATGAGGGCTCCGACCGTGAAAAAG AAGATCTGCTGGAGCATCTTGAAAGGATGACTTATCTGGAAGATACCATCAGGAAAATCTTGATAGAGACGGGAGAGAGTGACCTGGACACATTGGTGGAAAACTTTTTAGCAT tggaggaggagaacTATTCCTTACTGAGCTACGTCAACTGTCAGCACTGGCATATAGAGGACATTAAGCATCAGATCGCTCAG CTTTACAAGGAGAGTGAGTTCTTTGTTACTGAGCAAAAACAGCAAGCTCAGGACCGCCAAGCTCTTCAGGCAGCCATTTCCACCAAGCAAACGACGGTTGAAGAGCAGCTGAGCGGCAACAAACAACGAATTGCTTTCCTGGAAAATATTGTACATAGGCTTAAAAAAG GTGTCCAAACATTACTTGACATTAGCTATGAGAGCATCGACATGTCCAGCACTTTGAGCTCTTGCGATGGACCTCTGGATGATCATATGACGGCATGCTTGAAGCTGGTGGAGGAAAAAGTCAGCGAGTTCCTGAATCTGCAGTCCGTTATTCTCTTCCAGGAGACCTTAACACA GACCTCGCTAGTGATGGATTTGGTTCCATAG
- the LOC119137300 gene encoding coiled-coil domain-containing protein 114-like isoform X3 — translation MQHILTIAQSNCNQKKEVNATSDLHSLLNNEEKIEEELQLNKIKLVAFKKEIVEWERKLVAQRGLTAPHNAKCEDTSIKDIVSKEDKLYKGHICFNELMIRNGQLKQEIDTLEMQKSEFLQIQLQLRKELQALRKEISDLSAMCTKANNASVTIQVKQKKLKEQKVQFDAQYTQTTTNLEHEIATHCNLEVMVNVKNAGDEGSDREKEDLLEHLERMTYLEDTIRKILIETGESDLDTLVENFLALEEENYSLLSYVNCQHWHIEDIKHQIAQLYKESEFFVTEQKQQAQDRQALQAAISTKQTTVEEQLSGNKQRIAFLENIVHRLKKGVQTLLDISYESIDMSSTLSSCDGPLDDHMTACLKLVEEKVSEFLNLQSVILFQETLTQCDLASDGFGSIDQFRGKGNTPAVNLSAAASTPAPEEDKARKGSRSATKGGHERMASHGNTQVDSERKHED, via the exons ATGCAACACATCCTCACCATCGCTCAGAGTAATTGCAACCAAAAGAAAGAAGTCAATGCTACGTCAGATCTTCATAGTCTTTTGAACAATGAGGAGAAAATAGAGGAAGAGCTACAGttgaacaaaatcaaactAGTGGCTTTCAAAAAGGAG ATTGTAGAATGGGAGAGGAAGCTGGTCGCACAGAGGGGGCTGACTGCACCGCATAATGCAAAATGTGAAGACACTTCTATCAAGGATATCGTGTCGAAAGAGGACAAACTATACAAG GGTCATATATGCTTCAATGAGCTGATGATTAGGAACGGCCAGTTAAAGCAGGAAATAGATACGCTGGAGATGCAAAAGAGCGAGTTCCTGCAAATTCAGCTTCAGCTGAGGAAG GAGTTGCAAGCCCTCCGCAAGGAAATTTCTGACTTGAGCGCTATGTGTACTAAAGCCAACAACGCCAG CGTTACAATCCAGGTAAAACAGAAGAAGCTGAAGGAACAAAAGGTTCAGTTTGACGCTCAGTACACTCAAACAACAACCAACTTGGAGCATGAAATCGCCACACACTGCAATCTTGAGGTTATGGTCAATGTCAAGAATGCTGGTGATGAGGGCTCCGACCGTGAAAAAG AAGATCTGCTGGAGCATCTTGAAAGGATGACTTATCTGGAAGATACCATCAGGAAAATCTTGATAGAGACGGGAGAGAGTGACCTGGACACATTGGTGGAAAACTTTTTAGCAT tggaggaggagaacTATTCCTTACTGAGCTACGTCAACTGTCAGCACTGGCATATAGAGGACATTAAGCATCAGATCGCTCAG CTTTACAAGGAGAGTGAGTTCTTTGTTACTGAGCAAAAACAGCAAGCTCAGGACCGCCAAGCTCTTCAGGCAGCCATTTCCACCAAGCAAACGACGGTTGAAGAGCAGCTGAGCGGCAACAAACAACGAATTGCTTTCCTGGAAAATATTGTACATAGGCTTAAAAAAG GTGTCCAAACATTACTTGACATTAGCTATGAGAGCATCGACATGTCCAGCACTTTGAGCTCTTGCGATGGACCTCTGGATGATCATATGACGGCATGCTTGAAGCTGGTGGAGGAAAAAGTCAGCGAGTTCCTGAATCTGCAGTCCGTTATTCTCTTCCAGGAGACCTTAACACAGTGT GACCTCGCTAGTGATGGATTTGGTTCCATAGATCAATTTCGAGGGAAGGGGAACACCCCAGCAGTCAACCTGTCTGCTGCAGCTTCAACCCCGGCCCCTGA AGAGGACAAAGCCCGAAAAGGCAGTCGTTCAGCAACCAAAGGAGGACATGAGAGGATGGCGTCCCACGGCAACACACAAGTGG attcagaaagaaaacacGAGGACTAG
- the zgc:154075 gene encoding uncharacterized protein zgc:154075 isoform X2 — translation MSPLVRLIVVGAGCRGEIYSRYSIIHPDRAKIVGVADPRKFARTKFKQLYKLEEENLCEDWHILAEREKCADAVIICTPDSLHKEPAVAFAKKGYHVLLEKPMAELIDSNVIGDVIHIQHLEPVGFYHFAHSFVRGNWRNEAESSFSLLAKSCHDIDLIHQWAGTRRCLKVTSFGFVSHFSPENKPTGASDRCLDCSVEDTCPYSASKIYLDRVKKGHIGWPVSVICPNSLPDIETVTEALRTGPYGRCVYECDNDVCSNQVVNMEFEGGLTAAFSMVAFTEDICKRKTTIYGSKGELSFKDNEIRVFDFLTQKATKYVANVGCPVNFGLCGHSEADYCLIDAFISAVTHNDPSLIASGPEETLRSHLLVFEVERSRRENRVIHMDHSGSFK, via the exons ATGAGTCCACTTGTCCGGCTCATCGTAGTGGGAGCAGGTTGTCGAGGGGAGATCTACTCTCGCTATTCAATCATCCATCCGGACCGTGCGAAG ATTGTTGGAGTAGCTGATCCCAGGAAGTTTGCCCGCACGAAGTTCAAACAACTGTACAAGCTTGAAGAAGAAAACCTGTGTGAAG ACTGGCACATTTTAGCTGAAAGAGAGAAATGTGCAGACGCTGTTATAATTTGCACTCCAGACAGCCTTCATAAG GAGCCTGCAGTGGCTTTTGCAAAGAAGGGCTACCATGTTCTCCTGGAGAAACCAATGGCC GAGCTGATTGACAGCAATGTCATTGGTGATGTGATCCACATTCAGCACTTGGAGCCA GTCGGCTTTTATCATTTTGCTCATTCCTTCGTTCGTGGAAACTGGAGGAATGAAGCGGAGAGCTCTTTTTCTCTTCTGGCCAAATCATGCCACGATATTGACTTGATACATCAATGGGCTGGAACACGCAG gtgtttgaaagtgacgtcatttggtTTCGTCAGCCACTTCAGTCCAGAAAACAAG CCAACAGGGGCTAGTGATCGCTGTTTGGACTGTTCAGTTGAGGATACCTGTCCATACTCGGCAAGCAAAATCTACCTGGACAGAGTGAAAAAG GGTCACATTGGCTGGCCAGTGTCAGTCATCTGCCCCAACTCTTTGCCAGACATCGAGACAGTAACTGAGGCTCTGAGGACTGGACCGTATGGTCGATGTGTCTACGAGTGCGACAACGACGTCTGCAGCAATCAG GTTGTTAACATGGAGTTTGAAGGTGGTCTGACTGCAGCCTTTTCTATGGTGGCTTTCACTGAGGATATCTGCAAACGTAAAACAACCATCTATGGCAGCAAG GGAGAGTTGTCATTTAAAGACAACGAGATTCGTGTGTTCGACTTTCTGACCCAAAAAGCCACCAAATATGTAGCGAACGTGGGTTGCCCTGTGAATTTTGGCCTGTGCGGACACTCTGAAGCTGATTACTGCTTGATAGACGCCTTCATTTCTGCTGTGACT CACAATGATCCATCACTTATCGCTTCTGGTCCTGAGGAGACACTGAGGAGCCACTTGCTGGTGTTTGAGGTGGAGCGATCACGACGGGAAAATAGGGTGATTCACATGGACCACTCTGGATCTTTTAAGTAA
- the taf10 gene encoding transcription initiation factor TFIID subunit 10 produces the protein MNVDNANQSVTTGISSNATTSLTSSNCTANENAAANVGSIPAVTSNASTPTPMVTSSSSSDSSVPNGVYVPGGITNGDIKPAVSTTPLADFVMQLEEYTPTIPDAVTGYYLNRAGFEASDPRIIRLISLASQKFISDIANDALQYCKMKGTASGSSRGKTKDKKYTLTMEDLAPALAEYGVNVKKPYYFT, from the exons ATGAATGTTGACAACGCCAACCAGTCTGTCACCACCGGAATTTCGTCTAACGCCACGACGTCTTTAACTTCAAGCAATTGTACCGCAAATGAGAATGCGGCGGCCAATGTCGGCAGCATCCCTGCGGTCACCAGCAATG CTTCGACTCCAACCCCTATGGTGACATCCTCGTCATCATCTGACTCATCTGTACCCAATGGAGTTTATGTTCCAGGAGGCATCACTAACGGAGACATTAAGCCCGCCGTCTCCACAACCCCACTGGCTGACTTCGTCATGCAGCTGGAAGAGTACACTCCCACG aTTCCTGATGCAGTGACAGGCTACTACCTCAACCGGGCTGGCTTTGAAGCATCTGATCCAAGAAT aatacgTTTGATCTCCCTGGCCTCGCAAAAGTTCATTTCAGACATTGCCAACGACGCGCTGCAGTATTGTAAAATGAAGGGAACTGCGTCAGGAAGCTCAAGGGGCAAGACAAAG GATAAGAAGTACACTCTGACAATGGAGGACCTGGCCCCTGCTCTCGCGGAATATGGCGTCAACGTCAAGAAGCCCTACTACTTTACATAG